From the genome of Gemmatimonadaceae bacterium, one region includes:
- a CDS encoding NAD+ synthase → MHQSVHLAIVQFKPRKGDYAGNLAHLGEIFAQLDALNPRPQVAFLPETAVSGYFLEGGVRDHAVTAGTLVRDLDDQYRAAVPSLAPMDVGLGFYEVWNNSIYNSALYVTLGGDAPVVRHIHRKVFLPTYGLFDEERFVDRGFEIRAFDTSWGRAAMLVCEDAWHSLSGTIAALDGAQVIFIASASPARGVVPRTDDRPGPSTLERWERLARDIASEHGVFVALVQLVGTEGGKTFAGGSMVAGPKGDVKLRAPLWEEAIIIATLDTSDLTRARVELPLLTDLQTMLPHMVRTIGKIQRSEPVPVDYDPASRNGSEPVLEGTGSPTAKREMEAEIAGSSDGESVEATSRQRAESSRMKSDRSVEVIAAPPSIIGPPSLDIDPALTADWLTTFLREEFRLRRFDKCVIGISGGVDSAVTAFLAARALGASNVIGVRLPYRTSSQDSLEHAQLVIDSLGIETRTVDISAAVDGYLASEPDADPARRGNVMARTRMIALFDLAAKYRGLPIGTGNKTERLLGYFTWHADDSPPINPLGDLFKTQVWALARHLGVPDVIVSKPASADLIEGQTDEEDFGITYARADEILNWLVHGYGPSEIEAHGFSREEVELVRGRLAGTHWKRKLPTVAMLSHSAIGESYLRPVDF, encoded by the coding sequence ATGCATCAGTCAGTCCATCTGGCAATCGTGCAGTTCAAGCCGCGCAAGGGAGACTACGCCGGGAATCTCGCGCATCTGGGCGAGATTTTCGCGCAGCTCGATGCTCTTAACCCGCGGCCTCAGGTCGCGTTCCTCCCCGAGACCGCGGTGAGCGGCTATTTCCTCGAGGGCGGCGTGCGCGACCACGCGGTAACCGCCGGAACGCTCGTCCGCGATCTCGACGACCAGTACCGCGCTGCGGTTCCGTCTCTCGCTCCAATGGATGTCGGGCTCGGCTTCTACGAAGTTTGGAACAACTCAATCTATAATAGCGCTCTCTATGTGACGCTGGGAGGCGACGCTCCCGTCGTGCGTCACATCCACCGCAAGGTTTTTCTTCCGACGTACGGGCTGTTCGACGAGGAGCGGTTCGTGGATCGCGGATTCGAGATTCGCGCGTTCGACACCTCGTGGGGTCGCGCGGCGATGCTTGTCTGCGAGGATGCGTGGCACAGCTTGTCGGGCACGATAGCGGCGCTCGACGGCGCTCAGGTGATCTTCATCGCGTCGGCTTCGCCCGCGCGTGGCGTCGTTCCGCGCACCGACGATAGGCCGGGCCCGAGCACACTCGAGCGCTGGGAGCGGCTCGCGCGTGACATCGCTTCGGAGCACGGCGTTTTTGTAGCGCTCGTGCAGCTCGTAGGTACCGAGGGTGGAAAGACGTTCGCCGGTGGCTCGATGGTGGCCGGTCCGAAGGGCGACGTGAAGCTGCGCGCGCCGCTCTGGGAAGAGGCGATCATCATCGCTACTCTCGACACCTCGGATCTCACGCGAGCGCGCGTGGAGCTGCCGCTGCTCACCGATCTGCAAACGATGCTTCCGCACATGGTAAGGACGATTGGAAAAATCCAGCGTAGCGAGCCGGTGCCTGTGGACTACGATCCCGCCTCGAGGAACGGAAGCGAGCCGGTGCTGGAAGGGACAGGCTCTCCAACAGCAAAACGTGAGATGGAGGCGGAAATCGCCGGCAGCTCCGACGGCGAATCCGTAGAGGCGACGTCGCGTCAGCGGGCAGAATCGTCGCGGATGAAAAGTGATAGGAGTGTCGAGGTTATCGCGGCGCCGCCGAGCATCATCGGCCCGCCATCGCTGGACATCGATCCCGCGCTCACGGCTGATTGGCTCACAACTTTTCTGAGAGAAGAATTCCGCCTGCGGCGCTTCGATAAGTGTGTGATTGGAATCTCCGGCGGAGTCGATTCAGCTGTAACCGCGTTTCTCGCGGCCCGCGCGCTCGGCGCATCGAACGTCATTGGAGTACGACTTCCCTACCGCACCTCCAGTCAGGATTCCCTCGAGCATGCTCAGCTGGTGATTGACTCGCTCGGAATCGAAACGCGAACTGTCGACATCTCGGCGGCCGTGGACGGTTATCTCGCGAGCGAGCCTGACGCCGATCCCGCCCGGCGAGGCAATGTGATGGCGCGGACGCGGATGATCGCGCTGTTCGACCTCGCCGCAAAATATCGCGGGTTGCCCATAGGGACTGGCAACAAGACCGAGCGCCTTCTGGGGTACTTCACCTGGCATGCCGACGACTCACCGCCGATCAATCCGCTGGGTGATCTGTTCAAGACACAGGTGTGGGCGCTCGCGAGGCACCTGGGAGTACCCGACGTGATCGTGTCGAAGCCCGCGTCGGCTGATCTCATCGAGGGCCAGACTGACGAAGAGGATTTCGGGATCACCTACGCACGGGCGGACGAGATCCTCAACTGGCTCGTGCATGGGTATGGGCCTAGCGAGATCGAGGCGCACGGGTTCAGCCGCGAGGAAGTAGAGCTCGTGCGCGGGCGACTGGCGGGAACACACTGGAAGCGAAAGCTGCCCACCGTCGCCATGCTCAGCCATAGCGCGATCGGCGAGTCCTACCTCAGACCGGTGGACTTCTAG
- a CDS encoding PBP1A family penicillin-binding protein, with product MHYTEVAMPTRRGQRALLLAVVVLALAPATSPAQSRGTEAWRIIQPPQSSQILARDGSLIAEIGTELRTSVSLRTLPRYVPQAFIAVEDRRFYQHDGVDVIGIAGAIKGRILGEQRGGASTITQQLVGNMHPDLVDRREQTLARKLREQQAAREMEKHYTKAQILEAYLNQINFAHGWYGIETAARHYFGKSAAQLSLAEAATLAAMPKAPENYEPVKFPARARERRNTVLALMQQQGYITRAQAQAAQASRVVTVPNYGVSIAAPYFVDVVKVQARRAGVPIANGGYRVYTTLDPVLQHAAALSLTEGTAEVEARSGYRHAAMGNGNGDYLQGLVVAIDPATGDVRALVGGRDYRTSQFDRAVDGMRQPGSSFKPIVYAAAIAGSIAPNAIVGDTAIAIPLPNGTIYRPDNSDHEYLGDITLREALAKSRNVVAVQLGQTLGMDSVIALARRMGITSPIAPYPSSAIGASVVQPLDLVAAYTTFANLGTPVEPRFINRIEDRSGKTVLSPPVRVLAPALDQGAAFVVRDMMRDVVERGTATSIRRYLPASIPVAGKTGTTNDNTDVWFVGLTPDIVAGVWLGFDKPKTITAGAAGGSLAAPIWGKMLSRYYALTKRPADSWTVPPGVTPGELDRVTGELANEETPPDRVYTEYFIEGTEPIPLRPELFKIFQSGPIIR from the coding sequence ATGCATTACACTGAAGTTGCCATGCCCACTCGGCGCGGGCAACGGGCGCTCTTGCTGGCGGTCGTTGTGCTCGCTCTCGCGCCTGCTACGTCGCCCGCCCAGTCTCGCGGAACCGAGGCGTGGCGCATCATCCAGCCTCCTCAGTCGTCGCAGATTCTCGCACGAGACGGCTCGCTGATCGCCGAAATCGGCACTGAGCTTCGCACCAGCGTCTCATTGCGAACGCTGCCGCGCTACGTCCCGCAGGCGTTCATTGCCGTCGAGGACCGCCGCTTCTACCAGCACGACGGTGTGGACGTGATAGGAATCGCCGGAGCGATCAAAGGCAGGATCCTCGGTGAGCAGAGAGGCGGAGCGAGCACCATCACGCAGCAGCTCGTCGGCAACATGCATCCCGACCTCGTGGACCGGCGGGAGCAGACTCTGGCCCGCAAGCTCCGTGAGCAGCAGGCCGCCCGCGAGATGGAGAAGCACTACACGAAAGCTCAGATACTCGAGGCGTATCTCAACCAGATCAATTTCGCGCACGGCTGGTACGGCATCGAGACCGCAGCGCGGCACTACTTCGGGAAGAGCGCAGCGCAGCTTTCACTCGCCGAGGCCGCCACGCTCGCAGCGATGCCGAAAGCTCCGGAGAATTACGAGCCGGTGAAATTCCCTGCGAGAGCAAGAGAGCGCCGCAACACCGTTCTCGCGCTGATGCAGCAGCAGGGATACATCACGCGCGCGCAGGCACAAGCGGCACAGGCGAGCAGAGTCGTTACCGTCCCGAACTATGGAGTCTCTATTGCGGCGCCGTATTTCGTCGACGTCGTGAAAGTCCAGGCGCGGCGTGCCGGAGTGCCGATCGCAAATGGCGGTTACCGCGTCTACACGACGCTCGACCCCGTGCTACAGCACGCGGCGGCGCTTTCCCTCACTGAAGGCACGGCAGAGGTAGAAGCAAGATCCGGGTACCGTCATGCAGCGATGGGAAACGGCAACGGCGATTACCTGCAGGGACTGGTAGTGGCGATAGATCCTGCCACGGGCGATGTCCGCGCGCTCGTCGGCGGACGCGATTACAGGACGTCGCAGTTCGACCGCGCCGTGGACGGCATGCGGCAGCCGGGCTCCTCATTCAAGCCGATCGTCTACGCCGCCGCTATCGCCGGCAGCATTGCTCCGAACGCAATCGTCGGCGACACGGCAATCGCCATCCCGCTTCCGAACGGGACCATCTACCGGCCGGACAATTCCGATCACGAGTACCTGGGCGACATCACGCTCCGCGAAGCACTCGCCAAATCCAGGAACGTAGTTGCAGTTCAGCTCGGCCAGACGCTCGGCATGGACTCGGTGATCGCGCTCGCCCGCCGGATGGGGATTACGTCGCCGATCGCTCCGTATCCGTCGAGTGCCATTGGCGCGTCAGTGGTTCAGCCGCTCGATCTCGTCGCCGCGTACACGACTTTCGCGAACCTCGGGACGCCGGTCGAGCCGCGCTTCATCAATCGCATCGAAGATCGGAGTGGCAAGACCGTCCTGAGCCCGCCCGTGCGAGTGCTTGCGCCTGCACTCGATCAAGGCGCGGCGTTTGTCGTGCGGGACATGATGCGTGACGTCGTCGAGCGCGGGACGGCGACGTCCATTCGTCGTTATCTGCCGGCGAGCATTCCCGTAGCCGGCAAGACAGGTACGACGAATGACAACACCGACGTGTGGTTCGTCGGGCTCACACCGGACATCGTTGCGGGAGTATGGCTCGGGTTCGACAAGCCGAAGACAATCACGGCCGGCGCAGCGGGCGGCTCGCTCGCCGCACCGATCTGGGGAAAAATGTTGTCGCGATACTACGCTCTCACGAAGCGGCCGGCCGATTCGTGGACCGTTCCCCCTGGCGTCACACCGGGCGAGCTGGACCGCGTGACCGGTGAGCTGGCGAACGAGGAGACTCCGCCCGATCGCGTTTACACCGAGTACTTCATTGAGGGAACGGAGCCGATTCCGTTGCGGCCCGAGCTGTTCAAGATCTTTCAGTCGGGGCCCATCATCAGGTAA
- a CDS encoding OmpA family protein codes for MSRMHLTPLTMLLVASVAALAGAQAPAAPATPADSVVPDSLKPKKTGRFGGLMNKAKAVAGNKTVQAAAKAAGTDAVKGAAIGVACTVVPGAAVASAVTGQGPCANSGIMGMLSGQGVGGTAAAMATGAASTAAAGAAAKAMGQGGIAGAAARGAMGAIGGGGLSNAAATAAAMKMIKGGGGSGVSDAATAAAAMKMMQMNGLSNAAAAAAMKDAGMSGANMAAAMKMMQGNGAEMAAAMKIMQGMAGSGGPAAMAGAATPVAAPAAPVAVLWTNYDFVPGERVIYYADFTEDKVGNFPTRLQFVEGNMEVAELGGRRTLRATSQSKLTIPLPEVLPQRFTIEIDVINRPSLDGAGFHLRGSVGRIDDAGTSVIGWGSDGVALRGGGGGEVKLTNNEPSRLRYRGKPAQLRILGDGKYVKVYLDEKRLANVPNANFERSKVLHLVIDARSDENPAYVGRIRVAESRKSIYDDLMAAGHTATQGLLFDTGSDRLRPESTPTLKLIAAMLEQHPELKLRIEGHTDNVGAKDANRTLSDKRAAAVKTALVKEYRVNAGRLESKGFGDSKPVGGNDTAEGRSNNRRVELVKI; via the coding sequence ATGTCGCGCATGCATCTCACACCGTTGACGATGCTGCTCGTCGCCTCGGTCGCCGCTCTCGCTGGAGCACAGGCCCCAGCCGCCCCCGCAACACCAGCCGACTCGGTCGTTCCCGATTCTCTCAAGCCCAAAAAAACCGGGAGATTCGGCGGCCTCATGAACAAGGCGAAGGCAGTCGCCGGCAACAAAACCGTGCAGGCTGCTGCGAAGGCTGCGGGCACTGATGCCGTGAAGGGCGCAGCAATTGGTGTTGCGTGCACCGTCGTGCCCGGAGCAGCAGTTGCGTCTGCCGTGACGGGTCAGGGACCATGCGCCAACAGCGGCATCATGGGTATGCTCTCGGGCCAGGGCGTTGGCGGTACAGCTGCGGCGATGGCGACCGGCGCTGCGTCTACTGCCGCGGCGGGTGCGGCCGCAAAGGCGATGGGACAAGGCGGAATAGCCGGCGCTGCTGCGCGCGGTGCAATGGGCGCGATTGGCGGCGGTGGACTGTCGAACGCCGCAGCGACAGCCGCAGCAATGAAAATGATCAAGGGCGGCGGCGGAAGTGGAGTATCGGACGCAGCTACCGCCGCCGCTGCGATGAAGATGATGCAAATGAACGGCTTGTCCAACGCCGCAGCCGCGGCTGCGATGAAGGACGCGGGAATGTCCGGCGCCAACATGGCGGCGGCGATGAAAATGATGCAGGGCAACGGCGCCGAGATGGCGGCGGCGATGAAGATCATGCAGGGAATGGCCGGCAGTGGCGGCCCGGCTGCGATGGCAGGCGCCGCGACTCCGGTCGCAGCACCCGCCGCTCCGGTCGCAGTGCTCTGGACCAATTATGACTTCGTTCCCGGCGAGAGAGTGATCTATTACGCCGACTTTACAGAGGATAAGGTTGGCAACTTCCCGACGCGCCTTCAGTTCGTCGAAGGAAACATGGAAGTCGCCGAGCTCGGCGGCCGGCGCACTTTGCGCGCGACGAGCCAGAGCAAGCTCACGATACCGCTACCGGAAGTTCTGCCGCAGCGGTTCACCATCGAGATCGACGTCATCAACCGGCCATCGCTCGACGGAGCGGGTTTTCATCTTCGCGGCAGCGTAGGGCGCATCGATGACGCAGGCACGTCGGTAATCGGCTGGGGAAGCGACGGAGTAGCATTGCGTGGCGGTGGCGGCGGCGAGGTCAAGCTCACCAACAACGAGCCGAGCAGACTCCGTTACCGTGGGAAGCCGGCACAGCTCCGCATCCTCGGCGACGGCAAATACGTGAAGGTCTATCTCGACGAGAAGCGGCTGGCCAATGTGCCCAACGCCAACTTCGAGAGATCGAAGGTCCTGCATCTCGTCATCGATGCACGGAGCGACGAGAACCCCGCCTACGTCGGGCGAATCCGCGTTGCCGAAAGCCGCAAGTCCATCTATGACGATCTCATGGCTGCCGGTCACACCGCAACGCAGGGACTGCTCTTCGATACGGGCAGCGACAGGCTGCGTCCGGAGTCGACGCCGACACTGAAGCTGATTGCGGCGATGCTCGAGCAGCACCCGGAGCTGAAGCTGCGAATCGAAGGTCACACCGATAATGTTGGCGCGAAGGACGCGAATCGCACGTTGAGCGACAAGCGCGCAGCGGCAGTGAAGACTGCTCTTGTGAAAGAGTACCGAGTGAATGCCGGGCGGCTCGAGTCAAAGGGATTCGGTGATTCGAAACCCGTCGGCGGCAACGACACCGCTGAAGGTCGCTCGAACAACCGGCGCGTCGAGCTCGTGAAGATCTAG
- a CDS encoding dehydrogenase E1 component subunit alpha/beta, with the protein MATKTLPDRKTSPRTSAGLGSAELVAAYRNMLLSRRIDDKEVQLKRQNKIFFQISGAGHEAVLTAAGMILKPGYDWFYPYYRDRALCLMLGVTPAEMLYSAVGAAKDPASGGRQMPSHWGHKDLNIVSASSPTGTQFLQAVGSGEATLRAKLIGISEGFKEDEIVLVTTGEGQTSEGEFWESLNTATNLSLPVLYLVEDNGYAISVPVEVNTAGGSISRLVRSFPNLLVEEVDGCDLLASHEVMSRAVAHVRARKGAALVHAKVIRPYSHSLSDDETMYRPPAEREADAARDPVTVFPRWLVAEGHATDEQIKQIQEEVDAIVLAATDDALAQPQPAADTVYYGVYSPDVDPTGEQFDTEDDPKFTGEPTTMVDLLNTCMKDEMRRDERILVFGQDVADVSRDKYLGQVKGKGGVFKVTWGLQKEFGGARVYNSPLAEANIVGRAIGLAIRGFKPVVEVQFFDYIWPAYMQLRDELATMRWRSNNNFSAAVVVRTTYGGYIRGAIYHSQTGATLFTHCPGLRVVCPATALDANGLLRTAIRCDDPVIFLEHKHLYRQTYNKSPNPGPNFMIPFGKAKIVREGTDLTLVTYGATLQRALTAANAVADEGISVEVIDLRTLSPWDKQAVFGSVKKTSRVIVAYEDSLSWGYGAEIAAAIAQECFAWLDAPVGRVASTDTFVGYAPQLEDAILPQVEDFKTAYREIAKY; encoded by the coding sequence ATGGCCACAAAGACCCTTCCAGATCGAAAGACATCCCCCCGAACGTCCGCCGGCCTCGGCTCGGCCGAGCTCGTCGCGGCCTATCGGAACATGCTCCTGTCCCGGCGGATTGACGACAAGGAAGTCCAGCTCAAACGGCAGAACAAGATCTTCTTCCAGATTTCGGGCGCCGGCCACGAGGCAGTTCTGACGGCGGCCGGAATGATTTTGAAGCCGGGTTACGACTGGTTCTACCCGTATTATCGCGATCGCGCCCTGTGCCTGATGCTTGGTGTGACTCCAGCCGAGATGCTCTACTCCGCAGTCGGCGCGGCAAAGGACCCGGCATCCGGCGGGCGGCAGATGCCGAGCCACTGGGGCCACAAGGACCTCAATATCGTTTCGGCGTCGTCTCCCACTGGCACCCAGTTCCTGCAGGCTGTTGGCTCTGGCGAAGCGACTCTCCGCGCGAAGCTGATCGGGATCAGCGAAGGGTTCAAGGAAGACGAGATCGTCCTCGTAACGACAGGGGAAGGCCAGACGAGCGAGGGCGAGTTCTGGGAATCGCTGAACACGGCGACGAACCTCTCATTGCCGGTTCTGTATCTCGTCGAAGACAACGGCTACGCCATCTCCGTTCCCGTGGAAGTCAACACCGCCGGCGGCAGCATCTCGCGCCTGGTGCGCTCCTTTCCAAACCTCCTCGTCGAGGAAGTCGACGGGTGCGACCTGCTGGCGAGCCACGAGGTGATGTCGCGTGCGGTCGCGCACGTGCGCGCGCGGAAGGGAGCGGCTCTCGTTCACGCGAAAGTCATTCGTCCCTACTCGCACTCACTCTCCGACGACGAAACGATGTACCGCCCTCCGGCGGAGCGGGAGGCAGACGCAGCACGCGATCCCGTTACCGTATTTCCGAGATGGCTGGTCGCAGAGGGACACGCGACCGACGAGCAGATCAAGCAGATCCAGGAAGAGGTCGACGCGATAGTCCTCGCCGCAACCGATGACGCACTCGCGCAACCGCAGCCCGCCGCGGACACAGTGTACTACGGTGTCTACTCACCGGATGTGGATCCGACCGGAGAACAGTTCGATACGGAGGACGATCCGAAGTTCACCGGCGAGCCGACTACGATGGTCGACCTTCTGAACACATGCATGAAGGACGAGATGCGCCGCGACGAGAGGATTCTCGTCTTCGGACAGGACGTCGCCGACGTATCACGCGACAAGTACCTGGGCCAGGTGAAGGGAAAAGGCGGCGTCTTCAAGGTGACGTGGGGACTGCAGAAGGAATTCGGCGGCGCTCGCGTCTACAACTCACCGCTCGCAGAGGCCAACATCGTCGGACGCGCGATCGGTCTCGCGATCCGCGGGTTCAAGCCGGTAGTCGAGGTGCAGTTCTTCGATTACATCTGGCCCGCGTACATGCAGCTGCGCGACGAGCTGGCGACGATGCGCTGGCGCTCGAACAACAACTTTTCAGCGGCTGTCGTCGTGCGCACGACGTACGGCGGGTATATCCGGGGCGCGATCTATCACTCACAGACCGGCGCGACATTGTTCACGCACTGTCCCGGACTGAGAGTGGTTTGTCCCGCGACCGCGCTGGACGCCAACGGGCTCCTGCGCACCGCAATCCGCTGCGACGATCCCGTGATCTTCCTCGAGCACAAGCATCTCTATAGACAGACCTATAACAAGAGCCCGAATCCCGGGCCGAACTTCATGATTCCGTTCGGCAAGGCGAAAATCGTACGCGAAGGAACCGATCTGACTCTCGTGACTTATGGCGCGACGCTGCAGCGCGCGCTCACGGCGGCTAACGCAGTGGCGGACGAGGGAATTTCCGTCGAGGTAATCGACCTCCGCACTTTGAGCCCGTGGGACAAGCAGGCGGTGTTCGGGTCGGTGAAGAAGACGTCGCGCGTCATAGTGGCTTACGAGGACTCCCTCTCGTGGGGCTACGGCGCCGAGATCGCGGCCGCGATCGCCCAGGAATGTTTTGCGTGGCTCGACGCTCCCGTCGGCCGCGTTGCGTCAACCGATACGTTCGTGGGCTATGCGCCGCAGCTCGAGGACGCGATCCTGCCGCAGGTCGAGGACTTCAAGACGGCCTACAGGGAGATCGCGAAGTACTAG
- a CDS encoding Yip1 family protein codes for MNLVARAKAILMTPKQEWPVIDAEPLNVRELLLGYVLPLAAIGPIARFIGVSVFGLGGIFRVPVGTALSQAIVAFVLAVISVFVLAWVINALAPQFGATQDMNQAIKLSAYSATAGWVAGIFYIIPALWILALIGGLYSLYLFWLGLPVMMKVPAEKAVPYIVVIVIATIVFYWITAFIAGRMMYM; via the coding sequence ATGAATCTCGTCGCGCGCGCAAAGGCGATTCTGATGACGCCGAAGCAGGAGTGGCCCGTGATCGATGCGGAGCCGCTGAATGTCCGCGAGCTGTTGCTTGGTTATGTGCTTCCACTCGCCGCGATCGGGCCAATTGCACGGTTCATCGGCGTCTCGGTCTTTGGGCTCGGAGGAATTTTCCGGGTCCCGGTCGGAACTGCGCTTTCACAGGCGATAGTCGCGTTCGTTCTCGCCGTGATCAGTGTGTTCGTGCTCGCCTGGGTGATCAACGCCCTGGCGCCGCAGTTCGGCGCCACGCAGGACATGAATCAGGCAATCAAGCTCTCGGCCTACAGTGCAACCGCCGGATGGGTAGCGGGAATCTTCTATATCATCCCGGCACTGTGGATTCTTGCCCTGATTGGCGGACTCTACAGCCTGTATCTCTTCTGGCTCGGGCTACCGGTGATGATGAAGGTTCCTGCTGAAAAGGCGGTGCCCTACATCGTCGTAATCGTGATCGCGACGATTGTTTTCTACTGGATCACGGCGTTTATCGCTGGGCGAATGATGTACATGTAA